In Corylus avellana chromosome ca8, CavTom2PMs-1.0, the genomic stretch TGGCCTGCAAATCATTGGCACGCCGGCAATGATAGTTTCCAAAATCGAGTTCCATCCACAATGCGTCACAAACACTCCGACAGAACGATGTCGCAAGACAAGCAATTGGGGAGCCCATGGAACAAGTTTTCCATTTTTACTTGTCCTTTCCTGAAACCCATTCGGCAAGTTTTCCTTTGCAAGGTCTTTAAATGACCAAAGAAATGGAAACCCAGTTGCGTGTAGTGCATCTGCCAGTGCTGCTAGCTCTTGCGGCGGAGGTGTCATCATGCTTCCAAAGCTGATGTACGCCACAGATGCCGCCTGATGCTTGTCCAACCACTTCAGGCAGCCATGCTCATCAGCAGCATTGAATTGTGGTGGGGATGTTAGTGGGAAGGGACCAACGTTGAGGAACTTTAGAAACTTCGACTTAAGCTCAGTCACGGCATCGGGGTCTACCTATTGGAATataaatttaacataatatcataacaaatataataatttttgaaCCATGTTTTCATAATTCacttttcatttaaattaaatgtttcATATATTGGACTTCTCTTATTAAGGGGAaggttgttagaatataaattaaatgattgaattcattcatttttatcaGTTTAAAGTTTTCTctgacaagtggtgatttaacatggtattagagcaaatgTCTTGAGTTCGAACTTTATCTTCGTCAATTCACCTAtcatttcacgtgttgggcttcacctattaagtgagagtttgagcccacacgtgagaccgagagtattataatatatattaaatgattatattcatccattcctatcaacttaagcgattaaatttatcatttctatAAGCTTACCTCTTCATAGGAGTTTATGGCAACCGCAGTTGCTTGTGGCAACGTTAATCCCATATTGTATAACATTTTTGAAAATGGTGtctccaattttcccaacatTATTACCCCCTCAGGCAAATCGTCTACACGCAATGTGGAAAATCCTGGAACAAAATCAAGGGTTTGGTCTCCACACACTGCAATAAGCATAAATGATTTTATCAGTCAGACAAATTAGCAAAAATAACATTACAATTTAGTGAAGCAACAGTTGAATAAAGTTAATCAACTCATAGAATGCAAGCAACCTTCAATCTTTTGCCTGTTCATTCAATATGTCACTAGTCtcgttaataatttaatttagtaaCATTAATTATAGTAGTAGTCACAatttgagacttttttttttagtctttccAGCTCCTAAAACGTAAAGAATATAAAATGAGAGAATGATTGGAAATGCTTCTAAACACTTGGTTCGAAGTGGCCCATTTGGTGATATGGGGTGCACAAAAATTAACACATCGTGATGACTTCAAGGTAATCTAGTTGGGAAAGAAATGGAGCAACGTGTTGATGTCGGCAAGATGCAATTTGAGACATTTTAAAACCACCTGCGTGATATTAAAAATGATTTGTCATAATTAGAGTTCCATGCAATCATTTATATAGTCAAGTTTGACCTAGCACATCCATGCATGCAACGGCTTCACAATTCAATCAAGGTATCACAATTTGATTGAATCACaatttttcctatttaaatagattatctCAAGTCATTTTAGGATAATCAATTAACGTACCCAAAAGAGCTTATCACAATTAGAGCTCATTGTAATTGTTGTTATGGCCTAGTTTGAGACTCAATAAATGCTAGagctggcaaaacgggttggCATGTTGGGTTCGTGTCAACCTGGTTGACTTGTGAACCCATTTATGCCAATCCGAATCGAACGTTCAAACCCGAACATGTCACGTTTTCTTAACATGTAATACGACACGACACGTGTAACCCATTTAGATAACGCGTCGTTTCGGGTTGACACGAACTGAACCAAAACAACCCAAATAGCatattaatggttgattttgtATCACTTTCATTCAAGAAATGGTTACCATTTGTTCCTAGTCTTTGCTGGATGAGCTCAGTGTAAACGTGGGCAAGAAGGGAGCGAGGTCCAGCCGTCCAAAGCGGAACCCAAGGAACACCCATTTCCTCAGCCATCTTCccagcaaaacaaaaaaatgcatCACTCATTACGCAACTGATCTTCCTCCCTGTCTCCGCCACCGCCACTTCCATAACTCTCCTAAAGTTCCCTGGCGTGGCATGTAGAAACATCCCAATCGCCTCAATCGGGCTCTGGGTAGTCGTGTAGCCCTCTGGCAAGCCGTCTGCCACGTCGTAgggctttatgtttatattcacCTGGTTAGTGGAATCAGAAAAGATGGAGCGATTGGATGTAGATGTGCTGAAGAAGGAGAACTTCACTTGCGGGGCTGTGGTGGCGATTCTATTGACGAGTCTCAGGAGTGGCGCTGCATGGCTGCCGAATGGGAATGCTAAGGCTACAACGTGTTTTTTCATCTCCGGCATGGTTTGTCAGTAGATTGTGCAAAGGGGTTGTCTGCCAAATTTAAGAGAATTCAGGCTGAAAATGAGATAGGTATATGGGTCTCAAGGTGCCAGAGCAGGTGAGCCCCACTGTGCAGACTGTTCTGGAATCTGCTTGGGCACCCACACAACTCTTTCTCATTCTTTATCCGAATTTTTTTGGAATTCAAACAGTAAATTCAGGAAAATCTAAATCCCTTTTGGAAACGAAGGAGAGTGATCGAGTTTGAAGATGTAAGAACGTTGTTGAGAGAGGATGcgtaagagcatctccaacagacCTTTGAAATAGGTGATTCAAATTATATGTAGTTATTATGTGCTATTTTAATGCTCAATCCTTCAAAGtaaaagttttctaaaaaattgcTTGTAAAAGTTCACTATGGCAtctttaacctttttctttttctttttattttctctctccctacaaaaaaaaaataagaaaattaataggaaatttgaataaaaaaaatagtagaatagagaatatgttaaaatgGGTATAGAAAAAATAGTAGCTAATGGTCcatttgagattgcgattttaaaaagtgcaatttaaaaatagcgatttaaaaatgtgtgatttaaaaatgtaatttaacctttaaaattataaattttcaaaaaaaaaaaaaaaacctcttcagTCCATTTGAATAGGAAAGgatctaaaaaaattatatttttgtcttttcacctTTTGAGATGACAAAACTATcttccaatataactaattgaatattctcgTAATTCCTACTTGTACCACCACTATCCACCCCCATCCAAGCCGGATTCAATGGAAACACCATTAACCCAGATCCAAGAAATAACAGATCAGCTCAGTTTAGAGATTTTCTCTCTAACTGAATTTGACCCACCCCACCCCCATCCCTTTCAGATTGGATCTCCAAACCCCTCCCATGTGGGCACCCACTATCTCAGCCCACCACTACCAGCCTAGGCCCATTCCACTCCCGTAAATCACCCCATCCCTCCACACCCCCTGCCTCACTGCAGATCACTACCAGAATTTGCAGAGGCAAGAAAAAGCTCACTTCGGCACTGACAGTGACAGCCATGGAGATGGCAGCATTATCTCTCTAGCAAAGCTTAAAGATTCTGGCTACGCCACTCACCAATGGGTTGATCGGTGACGGTCACAGCCCTCACTTTCGTGGGCTCTTCCGTCTCTCACACGGTGGCCGGGTCTG encodes the following:
- the LOC132190971 gene encoding flavonoid 3-O-glucosyltransferase-like codes for the protein MPEMKKHVVALAFPFGSHAAPLLRLVNRIATTAPQVKFSFFSTSTSNRSIFSDSTNQVNINIKPYDVADGLPEGYTTTQSPIEAIGMFLHATPGNFRRVMEVAVAETGRKISCVMSDAFFCFAGKMAEEMGVPWVPLWTAGPRSLLAHVYTELIQQRLGTNVCGDQTLDFVPGFSTLRVDDLPEGVIMLGKLETPFSKMLYNMGLTLPQATAVAINSYEEVDPDAVTELKSKFLKFLNVGPFPLTSPPQFNAADEHGCLKWLDKHQAASVAYISFGSMMTPPPQELAALADALHATGFPFLWSFKDLAKENLPNGFQERTSKNGKLVPWAPQLLVLRHRSVGVFVTHCGWNSILETIIAGVPMICRPFFGDQKLNSKIIELVWGIGVGIEGGVFTKEGVVKALELTLSSEQGKKMRGKVETLKEPAMKAVLPNGSSNENFKTLIQIVTK